Part of the Debaryomyces hansenii CBS767 chromosome C complete sequence genome is shown below.
TCATTCTCCATTAATCCGTCTAATATTGATCCTTTGGCCTTCTCATTTGGCTTCTCATTTGTCAATGTCTCATCCTGCTGgtataaatatttgcttACTATCGGCACCTTAGTCGCTATTTCTGTCGACGTAGttgtatataataaattaagaaGCCTATTGGAAGCTCCTTTGGATAGTTTAGAACTCATATAAGCCTATCAGCGTATTCATAAAATGTAATTGCAAATGTATAGTAGTGGTTATTGTTAACGTCTGtaacttttcaaaaaaagACCACAAAACTACTGgagtattttttttgtcGTGAATAGCCTTCGGGAGAAAATTAATACACAGTTTAGACGGCTTACTATTGACATTAGGTTATCTTGACTTAAAAAACGAGTTCTTGTTTAgatttgataaagattCAATATAATCTGTTATCTTGTATCTTAATTTAGAGCAGGTTGGCGGTTAAAATATACTATACAAGTAGTTTTTTGATTATCTATCAAAAGACCCTCGTGCATTATCATAATAGCTGTGAAGACGTGCttatcaattcttttttttgaaGTTTTATTGGTATAGGTGCTTGATATACGTAAGATGTCTTCAGAAACAATATGGTCGAATAATGGTACGTCGCCGTTGCAGTCTTCGACGGGTACCAATCAGTATCGAAGTGTATTAGATCAAGTGGATCCAGAGGTGGCCAAGATGTTGGCCAACTCGAATTCGAATCCGATGATTTCCGGCGATAATGACGGTAATAGCAGAAGGTTTTCGTTCAATGATGGTAGTGATATGGATGGGAACTTTTTTGGGTTCAAAAAGGGTTCCTTATCTGCAATTACGGCGCCAGCTGGGGGTTATGCTGGTAGTAATAACGGGAGCAACACAGGTCCTCAGCGTATAAACTTTGGTGCTGCATCGATCAGTGGAGGGATTGCCAGTAGACATCCGCCGCAGGATAGCTTTTTGCAGAAGTTTTCGTCTGTAGCAGATGCTACTAGAGATATTGAGTTATCCAATAACTTGGGGAAAATATCTCTTGACGCACCAAGCTCGAGAAGAACTAGCTTTAACAACACAGACGCATCTAATAATATGACGCCGTTGGGAGAAGTGGGTGGTATCTTAGGTACGCCTCACGGTTCTTTAAATGAAAACTTGAATATGCCTGTTCCAAGAACGTCCAGACATCAATCAATCAGcgaaaaaattgataactaCAACAATAGTTCGCCGATTCAAGCTGGTGCTGCTTTATCAGTTAATTCAGATTTAAACAGTAATGCGAACGACCAGACTTCAGCTATTCGTCACCCACAAGCTCCCCATACGTTTTGGAACCCAGCAACGGCTACATCCTTCACCCCTAACAATTCATATGGGTATTTTATGGAAAATAATGGGTTGCAAGGAGCTCCTGTTCCTCCGCAAAACTTTAATCCTTACAATCGTAATGGTCCTAGTGCTCCACCAATTAGTCCCCCACCATTTATGATTCCCTCGCCTCCAGCACAGTTCATGGATCCTGGCTTATACAATATGATGACATATGGTATCAATGATGACTCTCCTGATGGCGAGCATCAAGAGGACAAGGATAACAGTGATGATGCCAAAAATGgtgatttgaataatcgACTGGAAACAAAGCAGAAGGATGTATCAAGAAAGGGACATACTCCTGGTATTGGTTTAATGAATCGTCAAGCCGGAGCTGGAGCAGGATTTATGTTTCAACCTTTTAATCCTTACTCCCTTTATCAGCAGTCGTCGCCGCCTGTGGGTATGTCACCAGTGGCTGATCCAAACTCTGGAAATTCATTACTTGATGATGGTACCTCAAAGAATGTACCTCCAACCCAACTGACACGTCCATCACACGCAGCTCCTTCAAATGGTAACAAGCGCAAGGGTAACCCAAGAAACGCTTCTTCGTCTGGTAAAGGAACTAACCATATTTACAGATCACCTTTACTTGAGGAAATCCGTTCCAATTTCAAGggtaaagaatattttttgaaagatatcTATGGGCATGCCGTTGAATTTACGAAAGATCAGCATGGATCGCGTTTTATCCAACAAAAGTTGCCAGAATCtagtgatgaagaaaaagaagtgattttcaatgaaattagAGATATATCGTATGATTTGATGACTGATGTTTTCGGTAATTATGTCATACAAAAGTATTTCGAACATGGATCCccaattcaaaagaaaatcttGTTGGACTGTATGATTGGTcatatttatgaattgtCTTTACAGACATTTGGCTGTCGTGTTGTACAAAGGGCCTTAGAGGCGATTGATTTAGACGGacaaatccaaattattgaagaattaaaagaCTACATTTTGGTATGTGCAAAGGACCAAAATG
Proteins encoded:
- a CDS encoding DEHA2C07128p (similar to uniprot|Q07807 Saccharomyces cerevisiae YLL013c transcript-specific regulator of mRNA degradation); protein product: MSSETIWSNNGTSPLQSSTGTNQYRSVLDQVDPEVAKMLANSNSNPMISGDNDGNSRRFSFNDGSDMDGNFFGFKKGSLSAITAPAGGYAGSNNGSNTGPQRINFGAASISGGIASRHPPQDSFLQKFSSVADATRDIELSNNLGKISLDAPSSRRTSFNNTDASNNMTPLGEVGGILGTPHGSLNENLNMPVPRTSRHQSISEKIDNYNNSSPIQAGAALSVNSDLNSNANDQTSAIRHPQAPHTFWNPATATSFTPNNSYGYFMENNGLQGAPVPPQNFNPYNRNGPSAPPISPPPFMIPSPPAQFMDPGLYNMMTYGINDDSPDGEHQEDKDNSDDAKNGDLNNRSETKQKDVSRKGHTPGIGLMNRQAGAGAGFMFQPFNPYSLYQQSSPPVGMSPVADPNSGNSLLDDGTSKNVPPTQSTRPSHAAPSNGNKRKGNPRNASSSGKGTNHIYRSPLLEEIRSNFKGKEYFLKDIYGHAVEFTKDQHGSRFIQQKLPESSDEEKEVIFNEIRDISYDLMTDVFGNYVIQKYFEHGSPIQKKILLDCMIGHIYELSLQTFGCRVVQRALEAIDLDGQIQIIEELKDYILVCAKDQNGNHVIQKSIETIPFDRIEFVLESLDNQIYHLSTHPYGCRVIQRLLEHSDAEDRKKILGELNRFIFYLIQDQYGNYVMQHTLERGNPEDREEILKIVLGSVVNFSKHKFASNVIEKCIKFGTLDQRRRILHEVMIGNEDYNVETVSDDSALALMMKDQYANYVIQKLVEGFDAKSDEKKILVVKLRQYLKQISSKNNYGKHLASVEKMIIVAETALVEAERST